From one Butyricimonas faecihominis genomic stretch:
- a CDS encoding DUF4114 domain-containing protein, whose translation MKKVVYILSCISLFLSCRGKDVYKAPEADLNLLKPYEDMEVIVPEGYASIVKLYDDTLAICTYSTTISIPTFWASKLGRASENSPITIENVKNENNYYQGVLNTWQVVAFEDSREGDYDYNDLIIHVNWSIRENNYTISVQPIALGFPRKLSWDSRKWMVIFRV comes from the coding sequence ATGAAAAAGGTGGTGTATATTTTGAGTTGTATTTCTCTGTTTTTATCATGTAGAGGTAAAGACGTGTATAAAGCTCCGGAGGCAGATTTGAATCTGTTGAAACCATATGAGGATATGGAGGTCATCGTTCCGGAGGGGTATGCCTCGATTGTCAAGTTATATGATGATACCTTGGCAATTTGTACTTATTCAACAACAATTTCGATCCCTACTTTCTGGGCGTCTAAATTGGGTCGGGCATCTGAAAATAGTCCGATCACAATTGAAAATGTAAAGAATGAGAATAATTATTATCAGGGTGTGTTAAATACTTGGCAGGTCGTGGCCTTTGAGGATAGTCGGGAAGGAGATTATGACTATAATGATTTGATCATACACGTGAACTGGAGCATTCGGGAAAATAATTACACGATATCCGTTCAGCCAATTGCTTTAGGATTTCCAAGAAAATTAAGCTGGGATTCGAGAAAATGGATGGTAATATTTCGAGTGTGA
- a CDS encoding RNA polymerase sigma factor, producing the protein MIDEELILSGVNRKNEKAWASLYDHYYAALCAYVNRILKGSESTEDLVQEVFIAIWRSEKRFASMQDLTRYLYRACYNNALVFVRNNQIHDTILNSIGAESDFTADDVYAQTVREEVTRQLYVYIEALPSEQKKVILMSIEGYSWDEIAEKLGISVNTVKTHKSRGFKSLRSKLQDSVCLFLI; encoded by the coding sequence ATGATAGATGAGGAGTTGATTTTATCCGGGGTAAATCGCAAGAACGAAAAGGCTTGGGCAAGTCTTTACGATCATTATTATGCGGCATTGTGTGCATACGTGAACCGGATATTGAAAGGCTCCGAGAGTACTGAGGATTTAGTGCAGGAGGTTTTTATTGCCATCTGGAGGTCTGAAAAAAGATTTGCTTCCATGCAAGATTTGACTCGTTACTTGTATCGGGCTTGCTATAATAATGCGTTGGTGTTTGTGCGGAATAACCAGATTCATGATACGATATTGAACTCAATAGGAGCAGAAAGTGATTTTACGGCTGACGATGTGTATGCTCAAACGGTTCGGGAGGAAGTAACCCGGCAGTTGTACGTGTATATTGAAGCGTTACCTTCGGAACAGAAAAAGGTTATATTAATGAGTATTGAAGGGTATTCATGGGATGAAATTGCAGAAAAATTGGGGATAAGTGTAAATACGGTCAAGACTCATAAAAGTCGTGGATTCAAATCTTTACGTTCAAAACTGCAAGATTCCGTGTGTTTATTTTTAATTTAA
- a CDS encoding iron-containing alcohol dehydrogenase gives MRNFDYYNPVKILFGKGKIAEIAKWIPKGMKVMMTYGGGSIKKNGVYEQVMDALQGFDIVEFGGIEPNPKYETLMRAVELAKQENVGFLLAVGGGSVIDGTKFIAAATCFEGNEPWDIVAKGARVNAALPLGAVLTLPATGSEMNSGGVITRQSTLEKLAFNSRHVFPKFSVLDPMVTYSLPMKQVANGVVDTFVHVMEQYYTFPEQAEIQDRFSESILKTLIELGPKLIHAEKPNYEDRANFMWAATMGLNGLIACGVSQDWSTHHIGHELTAFNGLDHGITLAIVLPGVMNATKIKRREKLLQYAARVWNIDTDQPDAADQAIARTEQFFNELGVKTRLSDYGVGIDTIDRIEKRFRERGDFALGGIDDVNVDNVRAILTSRL, from the coding sequence ATGAGAAATTTCGATTATTACAATCCCGTGAAAATTCTTTTCGGGAAAGGAAAAATTGCCGAGATCGCAAAATGGATTCCGAAAGGGATGAAAGTTATGATGACCTACGGTGGTGGAAGCATCAAGAAAAACGGTGTCTACGAACAAGTGATGGATGCGTTGCAAGGGTTTGATATTGTAGAGTTCGGGGGTATCGAACCGAACCCGAAATACGAGACTTTGATGCGGGCCGTGGAATTGGCAAAACAGGAAAACGTGGGATTTCTTCTGGCTGTAGGAGGAGGTTCCGTGATTGACGGGACGAAATTTATTGCAGCTGCAACTTGTTTCGAGGGGAATGAACCTTGGGACATCGTGGCAAAAGGCGCACGGGTGAATGCGGCACTGCCGTTGGGAGCTGTACTGACCCTTCCGGCTACAGGATCGGAAATGAATAGTGGCGGTGTGATCACTCGCCAGTCCACTTTGGAAAAACTGGCGTTCAATTCTCGCCACGTGTTCCCGAAATTCTCTGTACTGGACCCGATGGTGACTTATTCATTGCCCATGAAACAAGTGGCTAACGGGGTGGTTGACACTTTTGTGCATGTCATGGAACAATATTATACTTTCCCGGAACAAGCTGAGATTCAAGATCGTTTCTCTGAATCAATCTTGAAGACTTTGATTGAGTTGGGACCGAAGTTGATTCATGCCGAGAAACCGAATTATGAAGATCGGGCCAACTTCATGTGGGCAGCCACGATGGGGTTGAACGGTTTGATTGCCTGCGGGGTATCGCAAGACTGGTCAACTCACCATATCGGTCATGAATTGACCGCTTTCAACGGGTTGGATCATGGGATCACGCTGGCGATCGTTTTACCGGGAGTGATGAATGCCACAAAAATTAAACGTCGTGAGAAATTGTTGCAATATGCCGCACGTGTGTGGAATATTGACACAGATCAACCTGATGCTGCCGATCAAGCGATTGCCCGTACGGAACAATTTTTCAATGAATTGGGCGTGAAGACCCGCCTGTCTGATTACGGCGTGGGTATCGACACGATCGACCGTATTGAAAAGCGTTTCCGTGAACGGGGGGATTTTGCCCTAGGTGGTATCGATGATGTGAACGTGGATAATGTGAGAGCGATATTAACTTCAAGACTTTAA
- the rpsA gene encoding 30S ribosomal protein S1 — MQVELAQEETKKVAPVATTSAEADENFDWEAYANDDVIPASEKEELANRYAETLSSVVEKEVVEGTVISMNKREVVVNIGYKSDGIISLNEFRYDPELKVGDKVEVYVETQEDKKGQLTLSHKKARALRSWDRVNAALENDEIIKGYVKCRTKGGMIVDVFGIEAFLPGSQIDVKPIRDYDIYVGKTMEFKVVKINQEFKNVVVSHKALIEAELEQQKKDIISKLEKGQVLEGTVKNITSYGVFIDLGGVDGLIHITDLSWGRVNHPNEIVELDQKLNVVILDFDDEKKRIALGLKQLTPHPWDALSADLKVGDRVKGKVVVMADYGAFVEIAPGVEGLIHVSEMSWSQHLRSAQDFMKVGDEVEAVVLTLDRDERKMSLGIKQLKNDPWQNIEEKYAVGTKHKAIVRNFTNFGVFVEIEEGVDGLIHISDLSWTKKVKHPAEFTQIGAEIDVVVLEIDKDNRRLSLGHKQLEENPWDVFETIFTVDSIHEGTITEIFDKGAVIALPYGVEGFATPRHLVKEDGTQAKVDEKLPFKVIEFNKGAKRIILSHSRIFEDEQKAVDNAKKKDEASATKKAVKKVKEKLEKTTLGDITELAALKDQMEAKEEEEKNN; from the coding sequence ATGCAAGTAGAACTTGCACAAGAAGAAACCAAGAAAGTTGCTCCCGTAGCAACAACAAGCGCTGAGGCTGACGAGAATTTTGACTGGGAAGCTTATGCAAATGATGATGTAATCCCCGCATCTGAAAAAGAAGAATTGGCTAACAGATACGCCGAGACTCTTTCATCTGTAGTAGAGAAAGAAGTTGTTGAAGGTACTGTTATCTCAATGAACAAGAGAGAAGTCGTTGTAAACATCGGTTACAAGTCAGACGGTATCATTTCATTGAACGAATTCCGTTACGATCCGGAATTAAAAGTGGGAGATAAAGTAGAAGTTTACGTTGAGACTCAAGAAGACAAGAAAGGTCAATTGACTCTTTCTCACAAAAAAGCAAGAGCTTTACGTAGCTGGGATCGTGTTAACGCGGCGTTGGAGAACGACGAAATTATCAAGGGTTACGTTAAATGTCGCACGAAGGGCGGTATGATCGTTGATGTATTCGGTATCGAGGCATTCTTACCGGGTTCTCAAATCGATGTTAAGCCGATTCGTGATTATGATATCTATGTTGGCAAGACCATGGAATTCAAAGTGGTTAAGATCAACCAAGAATTCAAAAACGTTGTTGTATCTCACAAAGCTCTTATCGAGGCTGAATTGGAACAACAGAAGAAAGATATCATCTCTAAATTGGAAAAAGGACAGGTACTTGAAGGTACTGTTAAAAATATCACCTCTTACGGAGTATTCATTGACTTGGGTGGCGTAGATGGATTGATTCACATCACTGACCTTTCTTGGGGTCGCGTAAATCACCCGAACGAAATCGTTGAGTTGGATCAGAAGTTGAACGTTGTTATTCTTGACTTCGATGACGAGAAAAAACGTATCGCTCTTGGTTTGAAACAATTGACTCCGCACCCGTGGGATGCTTTGAGCGCAGACTTGAAAGTGGGTGACCGCGTGAAAGGTAAAGTAGTGGTTATGGCTGATTACGGTGCTTTCGTTGAGATCGCTCCGGGTGTAGAAGGCTTGATCCACGTATCTGAAATGTCATGGTCTCAACACTTGCGTTCAGCTCAGGACTTCATGAAAGTGGGAGACGAAGTAGAGGCTGTTGTTCTAACTTTGGATCGTGACGAAAGAAAGATGTCTTTGGGTATCAAACAATTGAAAAACGACCCGTGGCAAAATATCGAAGAGAAATATGCTGTTGGCACGAAACACAAAGCTATCGTGCGTAACTTCACGAACTTCGGTGTATTCGTAGAGATCGAAGAAGGAGTTGACGGATTGATCCACATCTCTGATTTGTCTTGGACGAAGAAAGTAAAACACCCGGCAGAATTCACTCAAATCGGTGCTGAGATCGATGTTGTAGTTCTTGAAATCGACAAGGATAACAGAAGATTGAGCTTAGGTCACAAACAATTGGAAGAGAATCCGTGGGATGTATTCGAAACGATCTTCACCGTTGATTCTATCCACGAAGGAACGATCACTGAAATCTTCGACAAGGGTGCTGTTATCGCATTACCTTACGGTGTAGAAGGATTTGCTACTCCTCGCCACTTGGTAAAAGAAGACGGAACTCAGGCTAAGGTTGACGAGAAATTACCGTTCAAGGTGATCGAGTTCAACAAGGGTGCCAAGAGAATCATTCTTTCTCACTCTCGTATTTTCGAAGACGAGCAAAAGGCGGTTGATAATGCCAAGAAGAAAGATGAGGCTAGCGCTACTAAAAAAGCAGTGAAGAAAGTGAAAGAAAAATTGGAAAAAACAACGTTAGGTGACATCACCGAGTTGGCTGCTTTGAAAGACCAAATGGAAGCTAAAGAAGAGGAAGAAAAGAACAATTAA
- a CDS encoding UvrD-helicase domain-containing protein, giving the protein MLRVYRASAGAGKTFALTMEYFKIVFNVSSEYKNVLAVTFTNKATEEMKSRIVRELNKLAEGQKSDYREELKRTLKLTDDQVRERAGVLRTLILHDYGRLSVTTIDRFFQRVIKAFTRELGIFPGYNVELDSDYVLQRAVDQVMQRMNKDKELRAWITELMSDSVEDAKSWSVKSKIAELGKELFGESYMLFDKDVRDKFNDRGFLKGYKMFLQGVISRFEDRMEMFGQSACRNIEENGLHAEDFKGGKRSFINYFYKLRDKSLDKIPDSARKAIDNPDEWVTKKHDSSIRTLIEHIYPELNTNLRESVEYYDENFRDYVSAVLLSKNLYQLGILNDLYGEVRDYCDEKGLMLLSDTTRLLNMLIAGNDTSFLFEKTGNFYKHIMIDEFQDTSTMQWGNFLPLVVNTLSEGGRAMIVGDVKQSIYRWRNGDWRLLAEGVERDLATFGTDNVILEHNWRSYKEVVEFNNQFFILAARQLKELYDNECGEENVYSRSITEAYSRPEQLVSRSGSGYVEIRFSGEKQEEGSDAEIMDSVVDVVNDTMHRGGELKDCVILVRNGKEGAFVADYLIEYNKRENIPFPIPFISNDSLYVSSSPYVELIINVLRYMVEPYDAVNRTVLLYNYRTFVRGEDTSREDVLFKAGSTDESFLDTIDLPFLREPEKLTFSSLFEITETIIEAFGLRARMEELPYLIAFQDILFDYEKNNTNSIPIFLEWWEKEKDKKVLSTSEEVDAVRILTIHKSKGLEFKTVIIPFCAWELDDIRHGRRIWCKNREEGFRDLEYAPLNYSSKLADSHFREDYLSEHVKAYVDNLNLLYVAFTRAERELYVLPYAPKITKEGKPSDIGAFLFQVLEASGMPEWNSEDSSLIIGEKQLIAGKEKIEDDDTLSLAEYPIYELNERVSVRYKYEDYTDPETTEISAVDEGKMLHEIFRRIETVDDVDRAVNDMYHSGLLTLVEREEYREQVVSYLNNPVHSAWFDGRYKVINERDILFCNSGKARPDRVMVDGKKAIVVDYKFGQKEEKSYIRQVGFYCKTLRQMGYTDVAGYIWYVPLGKVVSV; this is encoded by the coding sequence ATGTTGCGTGTATATCGGGCCTCAGCCGGTGCGGGGAAAACGTTTGCTTTAACGATGGAATATTTCAAGATCGTTTTCAATGTTTCTTCTGAGTATAAAAATGTGCTTGCCGTGACCTTTACCAATAAGGCCACGGAAGAAATGAAATCCCGTATAGTGCGGGAATTGAACAAGCTGGCGGAAGGTCAGAAGAGTGATTACCGGGAGGAACTTAAACGGACGCTGAAATTGACAGACGATCAGGTAAGGGAACGGGCCGGAGTGTTACGTACTTTGATTCTGCACGATTACGGGCGGTTATCCGTGACGACAATTGATCGTTTTTTTCAACGGGTAATCAAAGCGTTTACCCGTGAACTGGGGATATTTCCCGGTTATAATGTCGAGTTGGATAGTGACTACGTGTTACAGCGAGCCGTGGATCAAGTGATGCAACGCATGAATAAGGATAAGGAGCTAAGGGCGTGGATTACCGAGTTGATGAGTGATAGCGTGGAGGATGCCAAATCGTGGAGCGTGAAGAGTAAGATCGCGGAGCTGGGGAAGGAGTTGTTTGGAGAGAGTTATATGCTTTTCGACAAGGATGTGAGGGACAAGTTTAACGATCGAGGATTCCTGAAAGGTTATAAGATGTTCTTGCAAGGTGTGATCTCCCGTTTCGAGGATCGCATGGAGATGTTCGGTCAGTCTGCTTGCCGGAATATCGAGGAGAATGGATTGCACGCGGAAGATTTTAAAGGAGGGAAACGAAGTTTTATAAATTATTTTTACAAATTGCGGGATAAAAGTCTGGATAAGATTCCCGATTCTGCCCGAAAAGCAATAGATAATCCGGATGAATGGGTGACCAAAAAGCATGATTCGTCGATCCGGACATTGATTGAGCATATCTACCCGGAACTGAATACGAACTTGCGGGAAAGTGTTGAGTATTATGACGAGAATTTTCGGGATTACGTGTCTGCGGTTTTGCTCTCGAAGAATCTTTACCAATTGGGGATTCTGAATGACTTGTACGGGGAGGTGAGAGATTATTGTGACGAAAAAGGGCTCATGTTACTGAGTGACACCACCCGGTTACTTAACATGCTGATTGCCGGGAATGATACTTCTTTCCTGTTCGAGAAAACAGGGAATTTCTACAAGCATATCATGATTGACGAGTTTCAAGACACCTCGACCATGCAATGGGGAAACTTCCTGCCACTTGTCGTGAACACGCTTTCAGAGGGAGGAAGGGCTATGATCGTGGGGGACGTGAAACAAAGCATCTATCGATGGCGTAACGGGGACTGGCGTTTGTTGGCGGAAGGGGTAGAGCGTGATTTGGCTACTTTCGGTACGGATAACGTGATTCTGGAGCATAATTGGCGGAGTTACAAGGAGGTGGTGGAATTCAATAACCAGTTCTTTATCCTAGCTGCACGGCAATTAAAGGAGTTGTATGACAATGAATGTGGAGAAGAGAATGTTTATTCCCGTTCGATCACCGAAGCCTATTCCCGGCCGGAGCAACTTGTGAGCCGTTCGGGAAGTGGGTACGTGGAGATCCGTTTCAGTGGGGAAAAACAAGAAGAGGGGAGTGATGCGGAGATCATGGACTCTGTCGTGGATGTTGTCAATGACACGATGCACCGGGGTGGAGAACTGAAAGACTGTGTGATTCTTGTGCGTAACGGTAAGGAAGGTGCTTTCGTGGCTGATTACTTGATAGAATATAACAAGCGGGAGAATATTCCTTTTCCGATACCTTTTATATCTAATGATTCGCTATACGTTTCCTCGTCGCCTTACGTGGAATTAATTATTAACGTGCTACGTTACATGGTGGAACCGTATGATGCGGTGAATCGAACGGTGTTGCTTTATAATTACCGAACTTTTGTCAGGGGTGAAGATACTTCACGGGAAGATGTTCTTTTCAAGGCCGGTAGTACGGACGAGAGTTTTCTTGACACGATCGACTTGCCGTTTTTACGGGAGCCGGAGAAACTGACATTTAGTTCCTTGTTCGAGATCACGGAGACGATTATTGAGGCTTTCGGTTTACGGGCTAGGATGGAAGAATTGCCTTACTTGATCGCTTTCCAAGATATTCTCTTTGATTACGAGAAAAACAACACGAACAGTATTCCTATTTTCCTTGAATGGTGGGAGAAGGAAAAGGATAAAAAAGTGTTATCTACCTCGGAAGAAGTGGATGCCGTGCGAATTCTCACGATACATAAATCCAAAGGGTTGGAATTTAAAACGGTTATTATTCCTTTCTGTGCTTGGGAGCTTGATGATATCCGTCACGGGCGCCGGATATGGTGTAAGAACCGGGAGGAGGGGTTTAGGGATTTGGAGTATGCACCATTGAACTATTCCTCTAAACTGGCAGATAGTCATTTCCGGGAGGATTACCTCAGTGAACACGTGAAGGCTTATGTTGACAACTTGAATCTGCTTTACGTGGCGTTCACGCGGGCGGAACGGGAGTTGTATGTTCTGCCTTACGCACCCAAGATAACGAAAGAAGGGAAACCGTCAGATATTGGTGCTTTTCTCTTTCAAGTTTTGGAGGCAAGCGGGATGCCAGAATGGAATTCCGAGGATTCGAGCTTGATCATTGGGGAGAAACAGTTGATAGCCGGTAAGGAAAAAATAGAAGACGATGATACATTAAGTCTGGCGGAATATCCGATTTATGAATTGAACGAGCGAGTGAGTGTCCGCTATAAATATGAAGATTACACGGACCCGGAGACAACAGAGATTTCTGCCGTTGACGAGGGGAAGATGTTACATGAGATATTCCGTCGTATCGAGACGGTGGATGATGTCGATCGGGCGGTAAATGATATGTATCATTCGGGTTTACTTACCTTGGTGGAAAGGGAGGAATACCGGGAGCAGGTGGTGTCTTATTTGAATAACCCAGTCCATTCGGCATGGTTTGATGGTCGATATAAGGTTATTAATGAACGGGATATACTTTTCTGTAACTCGGGAAAAGCTCGTCCGGACCGGGTTATGGTTGATGGGAAAAAAGCCATTGTTGTGGATTATAAATTCGGTCAGAAAGAAGAAAAATCGTATATCCGGCAGGTTGGTTTTTATTGTAAAACATTACGACAGATGGGCTATACCGATGTGGCAGGTTATATTTGGTACGTTCCCTTGGGGAAAGTAGTGTCCGTGTGA
- a CDS encoding DUF6340 family protein: MERRVKYKMKAGLKIVGAFLFVGLLASCSSYKVLNIDVLHPGELNIGNKNAQILFIDRKLVHESDSLSAYQLFASLRLRRDEVVNHFYNGVRDGLRNGVQPILLVKGLGLNTGYIPDGYTPAPISPAGIAALEKISGQTYVLSVEYCKFGLDGASRLMLDTNLFVRLYDPDGVVVDSATTHKLDDVDETLFEGNNYDIICNFFYNNGVKYAERLTPTWKPEQRRIYTNNRLLNLGYYHFENENDEEAQRIWNAALNLKPRVAARAAVNLAWFYEKDGNFSSAKALLEAALKTLQANNINDNLSVYITDYIKRLEKRIKDETKIMEQL; this comes from the coding sequence ATGGAAAGGCGTGTAAAATATAAGATGAAGGCCGGGCTAAAGATAGTCGGGGCATTTTTATTTGTGGGCTTATTAGCCTCATGTAGTAGTTACAAAGTGCTGAATATAGACGTGTTGCATCCGGGAGAGCTGAATATCGGAAACAAGAATGCACAAATTTTGTTTATCGACCGGAAATTGGTGCATGAGTCGGATTCTCTCTCTGCGTACCAGTTGTTTGCTAGTTTGCGGTTACGGCGGGACGAGGTTGTCAATCATTTCTATAATGGGGTGCGTGATGGGTTACGTAACGGGGTACAACCTATCTTACTGGTTAAAGGGTTGGGATTGAACACGGGATATATTCCGGACGGGTATACTCCTGCACCGATTTCCCCGGCAGGTATTGCCGCATTGGAAAAGATTTCCGGACAAACATACGTTCTCTCGGTGGAATATTGTAAGTTCGGGTTGGATGGTGCGAGTCGGTTGATGCTTGATACCAATCTTTTCGTGCGTTTATATGACCCGGATGGTGTTGTGGTGGATTCCGCAACTACTCATAAATTGGATGATGTGGACGAGACGCTGTTCGAGGGAAATAATTATGATATAATATGTAATTTTTTCTACAATAACGGGGTGAAGTACGCGGAACGTTTGACGCCGACATGGAAACCCGAACAACGTAGGATTTACACGAATAACCGTCTGTTGAATCTCGGTTACTATCATTTTGAGAACGAGAATGATGAAGAGGCTCAGCGGATATGGAATGCGGCCTTGAACCTGAAGCCCAGAGTAGCGGCTCGTGCTGCGGTGAACTTGGCATGGTTCTATGAAAAAGATGGTAACTTCTCGTCAGCGAAAGCTTTATTGGAGGCGGCTTTGAAAACATTACAAGCAAATAACATCAATGACAATTTGTCCGTATATATTACGGATTACATAAAGCGTTTAGAGAAACGTATCAAGGATGAAACCAAAATTATGGAACAGTTATAA
- a CDS encoding ribonuclease Z has translation MKFELTILGCGSAVPTLQRNAAAQVLNVLERYFLIDCGEGTQQQLRRFKVPYNKINHIFISHLHGDHFFGLIGLLSSFSLQNRRAELHIYSDKRLEEIIEFQLKVMNSRLNYPLIFHYLDREPGLIYEDRMMTVHAFPLKHRYEAPVTGFLFAEKEKERNIKREMTDAFCVPVAFMHRLKKGEDFITPEGEVIANSRLTTAPPAPRSYAYMTDTLFRESFAEYVQGVDLLYHESTYGNEFEGLAKETFHSTAGQAARMAMLAEAKHLLLGHFSSRYPDPPPLLEQAREIFPNTDLCYDGAVFELPAVKRG, from the coding sequence GTGAAATTCGAATTGACTATATTAGGGTGCGGTTCTGCCGTACCCACGCTTCAAAGAAATGCTGCCGCTCAGGTACTCAATGTACTTGAGCGGTACTTTCTTATTGACTGTGGCGAGGGTACTCAACAACAGTTGAGACGCTTTAAAGTGCCATACAATAAGATCAATCATATTTTTATTTCCCATTTACACGGGGATCATTTTTTCGGACTAATTGGTCTATTATCCAGTTTTTCATTACAGAACCGTCGGGCTGAATTACATATCTATTCAGACAAGCGTTTGGAAGAGATCATCGAGTTCCAACTGAAAGTGATGAACTCTCGGCTGAATTACCCATTGATATTTCATTACCTAGACCGTGAACCCGGTTTAATATACGAGGACCGTATGATGACGGTTCATGCTTTCCCACTGAAACACCGTTACGAGGCTCCCGTGACGGGATTCCTATTTGCCGAGAAAGAGAAGGAGAGAAATATTAAGCGGGAGATGACTGATGCTTTCTGTGTTCCCGTGGCCTTCATGCACCGTTTGAAGAAGGGGGAGGATTTTATCACGCCCGAGGGGGAAGTGATCGCGAATAGTCGTTTAACAACGGCTCCGCCAGCTCCTCGTTCATATGCTTATATGACAGACACGCTTTTCCGAGAATCTTTTGCTGAATACGTACAAGGTGTTGATTTACTCTATCACGAATCTACTTACGGGAACGAGTTTGAAGGATTGGCCAAAGAAACTTTTCACAGTACTGCAGGACAAGCAGCGCGAATGGCAATGCTTGCCGAAGCAAAACACCTTCTGCTGGGACATTTTTCGTCCCGTTATCCCGATCCGCCCCCTTTACTGGAACAAGCACGGGAGATTTTTCCAAATACGGATTTGTGTTATGATGGGGCGGTATTCGAATTACCTGCGGTGAAACGGGGGTAA
- a CDS encoding DUF5723 family protein gives MKKSFTFLKVICVAILLSIMGISEGLAQGLRTSYFMDNVPARLKMNPALQPARGYFNIPAIGAIGLSASSNKLSIDDFIDIIENENDFLNSDKFISRLDNKNTMNIDLTVDIISFGFYSGKGFWTVNLGARSIISASIPKKMFEFARYANIDPDSFEELNTQYDIRDMELHADIFTEIGLGYSRPVTKDLTIGGRVKVLVGLGNLDAKIDQIYANVNTSDISSYQSWKVKTKGRLETSMKGLEFGYSSDGGYIDDIDFDSPGVSGYGFGIDLGASYNFLGCINVSAAILDLGFISWSKSSTTIATTDSEHDYGDFVNIDPEHPENYEAGDVFDFDLIQFQTEEKTKSRSTSLRSTLNLGAEYTLLNNKLGFGLLSSTQFTQPKAYSELTLSANYRPRNWFGATLSYSFLHSDFETLGIGLKLGPVFIGSDYLMTKSAGDANRVNAYLGVSVPLGKKRLDYRR, from the coding sequence ATGAAAAAAAGTTTTACCTTTTTGAAAGTTATCTGTGTGGCTATACTTTTGTCTATTATGGGAATTTCTGAGGGTCTTGCACAAGGACTTAGAACTTCTTATTTCATGGACAACGTTCCGGCCAGACTTAAAATGAACCCTGCCTTGCAACCCGCCAGAGGATATTTTAATATCCCGGCTATCGGTGCCATCGGGTTATCTGCTTCTTCCAACAAATTGAGTATCGATGATTTTATCGACATTATCGAAAACGAGAATGACTTTTTGAATAGCGATAAGTTCATCAGTCGTCTGGACAACAAGAACACGATGAATATCGACTTGACGGTGGACATTATTTCTTTCGGTTTTTACAGCGGGAAAGGATTCTGGACTGTAAATTTGGGTGCCCGGTCCATCATTAGCGCCTCCATCCCGAAGAAGATGTTCGAATTTGCCCGTTACGCTAATATTGATCCGGATTCATTCGAAGAACTTAACACACAATACGACATTCGGGATATGGAACTCCACGCAGATATTTTCACTGAAATAGGATTGGGATATTCACGTCCGGTAACAAAGGATTTGACTATCGGGGGACGTGTGAAAGTTTTGGTTGGACTAGGTAATCTAGACGCTAAAATTGACCAAATCTACGCAAATGTAAATACCAGCGATATTTCAAGCTATCAATCGTGGAAAGTAAAAACCAAAGGACGTTTGGAAACTTCCATGAAAGGATTAGAATTTGGGTATAGTTCAGATGGTGGATATATTGATGATATTGATTTCGATTCGCCCGGTGTATCCGGTTATGGATTCGGCATCGACTTAGGGGCAAGTTATAATTTTCTTGGTTGTATTAATGTATCAGCTGCCATTCTCGACTTGGGATTCATTAGCTGGTCAAAATCATCCACCACGATTGCCACGACTGACAGTGAACACGATTACGGTGATTTCGTGAATATAGACCCTGAACATCCTGAAAATTACGAGGCTGGAGACGTGTTCGACTTCGACTTGATCCAATTCCAAACGGAAGAGAAAACCAAAAGCCGGAGTACCAGTCTTCGTTCAACCTTGAACCTTGGAGCAGAATATACCCTTTTGAATAACAAGCTCGGATTCGGTCTGTTGTCCTCTACTCAATTCACTCAGCCTAAAGCTTACTCCGAATTGACACTTTCAGCAAACTATCGTCCGAGAAACTGGTTCGGGGCAACATTAAGTTACTCTTTCTTACATAGTGACTTCGAAACGCTGGGAATAGGCTTGAAATTAGGCCCTGTTTTCATCGGTTCCGACTATTTGATGACCAAATCAGCAGGTGACGCCAACCGGGTAAATGCCTACTTAGGTGTTAGTGTTCCTCTTGGCAAAAAGAGATTAGACTATCGTAGATAA